In a genomic window of Gloeocapsopsis dulcis:
- a CDS encoding type II toxin-antitoxin system RelE/ParE family toxin, with protein sequence MIDKRIPAVFYQSETGAEPVRDWLKELDKQDRYLIGTDIKTVEFGWPVGMPTCRSIGNGLLEVRTNLPSCRIARVLFCIYEGRMVLLHGFIKKTQKTPKQDLDLARERKRKLEAIK encoded by the coding sequence ATGATAGACAAACGAATTCCTGCAGTTTTCTACCAAAGCGAAACTGGCGCTGAGCCAGTGCGTGATTGGCTCAAAGAATTGGACAAGCAAGATCGATATTTGATTGGCACTGATATCAAAACAGTAGAGTTTGGCTGGCCAGTTGGAATGCCGACTTGCCGTTCAATCGGGAATGGGCTGCTTGAGGTTCGTACTAACCTGCCTTCATGTCGAATTGCGCGTGTACTGTTCTGCATCTATGAAGGCAGGATGGTTTTGTTGCATGGATTCATTAAGAAAACACAGAAAACTCCAAAGCAAGATCTCGATTTAGCTAGGGAGAGGAAGCGAAAACTAGAGGCAATAAAATGA
- a CDS encoding DUF3854 domain-containing protein, with translation MTQDKNICPNHIHRTHFDEWVKASGVDPQITSLNVKSLVDPCEIDDLLNRNTNRRWQHWEHGPGWAVTGVEPRTGNLTYEGSQFKPDDPVHRQADGKPKFKRDGSPDYQKYFSASNTEATPLFLDTGIPDYWLNILDKPTTRVLITEGAKKAGAALTCGEACISLPGVSNGQRKGRLKKALAQYCTLGRTIVLAFDSDLFLNPNVCKALDKLGRLIAAQGSVVKVLVLPVETKGIDDFIVAQGQEAFRKLVDEALTFEEWKEAYPITPRGKSLPKSASSDKETLYVPPAEDNYILQAKRCLYSNTRWISYNKNLYRWTGTHYEQADPSEEKQRIAAWCASTSVMTSYDWEYRYATATHVENIYNWLLLDFGVARTRINPPGINCLNGRLTIDWEGNKPTWQLNPHNPDIPYTYCSQFNFDPNADPSNCDRLLACLAPEQQEILLKTLAASLDLATIRQYQKDRIRALLCKGDGSNGKDALREAVSQLYSFGVVSASISDFAVYDQQGRKFTLAKLEGARVSWSSENSNFNQLDSLETLKKAITGEPLDIEPKFINEYTINPVAVFLFNINKSPNLQASLEAIQTRYAVLSFNKTFKKNADPSKGELEADPRFRYDPDFIRKEIVPALLNKMLVALSVVAREGIDYSCTDQALSDIQRDTNHLWAFCQDVGLDYQPNGQVSVREIWERLSQWYIDNGTALLSRNNKGNEVLQFLCDPPHRGDKNVKGENQVFQRFQGLFPKAKRGKVNSEEEGKKNRVTLDGIGFREIKQSSDESKASQGKAVVRQLVRQLVRQQGALREESKASKPIVATLVQILEIYSKLSPDEQLAVKKTLFSESEEDQTGLPGFRSAHSKDQLPYDCLTNCLTTALPNHSPEISANGATAPIEDVSDNLGSNVTGGIGNTTNDNSVKNFGNSNPNKHKFKVGDRVQIDCPGSKYHGKIGTITRFKQDHALQLADIRFPRVSRAWEAQISWLRPVPPEQSNQE, from the coding sequence ATGACTCAAGATAAAAATATTTGCCCAAACCACATCCACCGCACGCATTTTGATGAATGGGTAAAAGCTAGCGGTGTCGATCCGCAAATTACTTCGCTTAATGTAAAGTCGCTTGTCGATCCGTGCGAGATTGACGACTTGCTCAATCGCAATACAAATAGACGCTGGCAGCATTGGGAACATGGACCAGGGTGGGCTGTAACTGGTGTTGAGCCAAGAACGGGGAATCTTACCTATGAGGGCAGCCAGTTTAAACCGGACGATCCGGTGCATCGCCAGGCGGACGGCAAGCCAAAATTCAAGCGTGATGGATCTCCTGATTACCAGAAGTACTTTAGTGCGAGTAACACCGAGGCAACGCCGCTATTTTTAGATACGGGAATTCCTGATTACTGGCTAAATATCTTAGATAAACCGACAACGCGGGTATTGATTACTGAGGGAGCTAAGAAGGCAGGGGCAGCATTAACTTGTGGGGAAGCGTGTATTTCACTGCCAGGTGTGTCAAATGGGCAACGCAAGGGACGGCTTAAGAAGGCTTTAGCGCAATATTGCACACTCGGTAGAACAATCGTACTAGCGTTTGACTCTGATTTATTCTTAAATCCCAATGTCTGCAAAGCGCTTGATAAGTTAGGACGTTTGATTGCAGCACAAGGATCTGTGGTTAAAGTGCTGGTGCTACCAGTGGAGACGAAGGGGATTGATGATTTTATCGTTGCTCAGGGACAAGAGGCTTTTAGAAAGCTTGTAGATGAAGCGCTAACGTTTGAGGAATGGAAGGAGGCTTACCCGATTACGCCGCGGGGGAAATCGCTTCCTAAAAGCGCTTCTAGTGATAAAGAGACGCTGTATGTCCCGCCGGCAGAAGATAATTACATTCTGCAAGCAAAGCGTTGTCTGTATAGCAATACGCGGTGGATTTCGTACAACAAAAATTTGTATCGGTGGACGGGGACGCATTACGAGCAAGCTGATCCAAGTGAGGAGAAGCAAAGAATTGCTGCTTGGTGTGCTTCGACTTCGGTGATGACTAGCTACGACTGGGAGTATCGATATGCCACCGCAACACACGTTGAGAATATCTACAATTGGCTGCTCCTTGATTTCGGAGTCGCTCGGACTCGAATTAACCCTCCAGGGATTAATTGCTTGAATGGACGCCTAACAATCGATTGGGAAGGCAATAAACCGACTTGGCAATTAAATCCACATAATCCTGATATTCCCTACACCTATTGCAGCCAATTCAACTTTGATCCAAATGCTGATCCGTCTAACTGCGATCGCCTTCTTGCTTGTCTAGCCCCCGAGCAGCAAGAAATCCTGCTCAAAACACTAGCGGCTAGCTTGGATCTTGCGACTATTCGTCAATATCAAAAAGATCGGATTAGGGCGTTGCTGTGTAAAGGTGACGGTAGTAATGGCAAAGATGCCTTGAGAGAAGCAGTGTCCCAACTGTACAGTTTTGGGGTAGTTTCGGCGTCTATTAGCGATTTTGCAGTGTATGACCAGCAGGGGAGGAAGTTTACTTTAGCGAAGCTAGAAGGTGCTCGTGTCTCGTGGTCATCTGAGAATTCAAATTTCAATCAGCTTGACAGTCTGGAAACGCTTAAGAAGGCGATAACAGGAGAGCCACTAGACATAGAACCGAAATTCATCAATGAGTACACGATCAATCCTGTTGCCGTGTTCTTGTTCAATATCAACAAATCACCAAATCTCCAAGCTTCGTTAGAGGCTATTCAGACGCGGTACGCTGTGCTGTCGTTCAACAAGACATTCAAGAAAAACGCCGATCCGAGCAAAGGTGAATTAGAGGCTGATCCTCGCTTTAGATACGATCCAGATTTCATTAGAAAAGAAATTGTGCCAGCGTTGCTCAATAAGATGCTAGTAGCGCTGTCAGTGGTTGCTAGAGAGGGGATTGATTACAGTTGCACCGATCAGGCTTTAAGTGATATTCAGCGCGATACAAACCACTTGTGGGCATTCTGTCAGGATGTGGGGCTTGATTATCAGCCGAACGGTCAAGTTTCTGTAAGAGAAATCTGGGAAAGGTTGAGTCAGTGGTATATCGACAATGGCACGGCACTTCTTTCTAGAAACAACAAAGGAAATGAAGTCTTACAGTTTTTATGCGATCCACCACATCGAGGAGACAAAAATGTTAAAGGAGAGAATCAAGTATTTCAAAGGTTTCAAGGGTTATTCCCAAAAGCCAAACGAGGGAAAGTAAATTCAGAAGAGGAAGGCAAAAAAAATCGAGTCACACTAGACGGCATTGGTTTTAGAGAGATCAAGCAATCAAGCGATGAATCAAAAGCAAGCCAAGGTAAGGCAGTAGTAAGGCAGTTGGTAAGGCAATTGGTAAGGCAACAAGGCGCTCTTAGAGAGGAAAGTAAGGCAAGTAAGCCAATTGTTGCTACTCTAGTTCAGATTTTAGAGATATATTCAAAACTATCTCCTGACGAGCAACTAGCCGTGAAAAAAACATTATTCTCGGAGAGTGAAGAGGATCAAACTGGCTTACCTGGCTTCCGATCCGCTCACAGCAAGGATCAATTGCCTTACGATTGCCTTACCAACTGCCTTACTACTGCCTTACCAAATCATTCGCCTGAAATAAGCGCAAACGGCGCAACCGCTCCCATAGAGGATGTTTCAGACAATTTAGGTTCAAATGTAACTGGTGGCATTGGAAATACAACCAATGACAATTCTGTAAAAAATTTTGGTAATTCAAATCCAAATAAACACAAATTCAAAGTAGGCGATCGGGTACAAATTGATTGCCCTGGATCGAAGTATCACGGCAAGATCGGCACAATTACTAGATTTAAGCAAGATCATGCGTTGCAACTAGCCGACATTCGATTCCCTCGTGTAAGCCGCGCTTGGGAAGCGCAAATTAGTTGGTTACGCCCTGTGCCACCAGAGCAGTCAAATCAGGAGTAA
- a CDS encoding TIGR04168 family protein, whose product MTSQTYEHMLKIAVIGDIHDQWEAEDGIALRHLGVDLVLFVGDFGNESVEVVRAIASLDIPKAAVFGNHDAWYTATDWGRKKCPYNREQEDWVQQQIDLLGESHVGYQKRDFPEFNLSVIGSRPFSWGGTTWKNASFYKERFGVTSFAESTTLMVAAAESAQHDNIIFLGHNGPFGLGNRAEDPCGKDWQPLGGDFGDPDFTEAIAQTRAAGKNIPLVTFGHMHHKLRHTQQMRKAIAVAEGTVYLNAASVPRIVQIGDDRQRNFSLVYLQGTTVTQVSLVWINQNYKIASEQVLYQKNSSLMQPV is encoded by the coding sequence ATGACCAGTCAAACCTATGAGCATATGTTGAAAATTGCTGTGATTGGAGATATTCATGACCAATGGGAAGCAGAAGATGGTATTGCCCTGCGCCATTTGGGTGTAGATTTAGTATTATTTGTAGGCGATTTTGGTAACGAATCAGTAGAAGTTGTTCGGGCGATCGCCTCGTTGGATATTCCCAAAGCAGCAGTTTTCGGCAATCACGATGCTTGGTATACTGCCACAGACTGGGGACGCAAGAAGTGCCCCTACAACCGCGAACAAGAAGACTGGGTGCAGCAACAAATTGATTTACTAGGGGAAAGCCATGTTGGTTATCAAAAACGTGACTTTCCAGAGTTTAATCTTAGCGTTATTGGTAGCCGTCCTTTTAGCTGGGGCGGTACAACGTGGAAAAATGCAAGTTTTTATAAAGAACGTTTTGGTGTCACAAGTTTTGCCGAGTCTACCACATTAATGGTAGCAGCAGCCGAAAGCGCACAACATGACAACATTATTTTTCTTGGTCATAATGGTCCATTTGGACTAGGCAATCGCGCCGAAGACCCCTGCGGTAAAGACTGGCAACCATTAGGTGGTGACTTTGGCGATCCCGATTTTACAGAAGCGATCGCTCAAACTCGCGCAGCAGGAAAAAACATTCCCTTGGTGACTTTTGGTCATATGCACCACAAACTCCGCCACACACAACAAATGCGTAAAGCGATCGCTGTTGCAGAAGGAACAGTCTATCTAAATGCAGCTAGTGTCCCTCGCATAGTGCAAATAGGAGACGATCGCCAGCGGAACTTTTCGCTTGTTTACTTGCAAGGTACTACTGTAACTCAAGTTTCCTTAGTGTGGATAAATCAAAATTACAAAATAGCTTCTGAACAAGTTCTTTACCAAAAAAATAGCTCTTTAATGCAGCCCGTATAG
- the nadA gene encoding quinolinate synthase NadA gives MFTTAFAPTKPPIDFFAAIQELKQEMNAVILAHYYQDPDIQDIADYIGDSLGLSRQAASTDADVIVFAGVHFMAETAKILNPDKLVLLPDLAAGCSLADSCPPQAFAAFKATHPDHLVISYINCTAEIKAMSDIICTSSNAVEIVRQISKNQPIIFAPDRNLGQYVMQQTGRDLLLWQGSCIVHETFSERKILQLQAEYPEAEVIAHPECESTLLRHAKYIGSTTALLKYCQQSTTKVFIVATEPGIIHQMQKQEPDKIFIPAPPTTNSCACNECPYMRLNSLEKLYLAMKNRTPEIKLAEKTRLAALKPIQKMLEMSHK, from the coding sequence GTGTTTACAACTGCATTTGCCCCTACGAAACCACCAATTGACTTCTTTGCAGCAATTCAGGAATTGAAGCAAGAGATGAACGCTGTAATTCTGGCACATTACTATCAAGATCCAGACATTCAGGATATTGCTGACTATATTGGTGACTCTTTAGGGCTTTCTCGCCAAGCAGCCAGTACAGATGCTGATGTAATAGTCTTTGCCGGTGTTCATTTTATGGCAGAAACAGCTAAAATTTTGAATCCTGACAAACTGGTACTTTTGCCTGATTTAGCGGCTGGATGTTCGTTGGCTGATAGTTGCCCGCCTCAGGCATTTGCAGCTTTCAAAGCAACGCATCCAGATCATTTAGTTATTTCTTATATCAACTGTACTGCCGAAATTAAGGCAATGAGTGACATTATTTGTACTAGTTCTAATGCAGTTGAGATCGTACGTCAAATTTCAAAAAATCAACCAATTATTTTTGCTCCAGATCGTAACTTAGGGCAATACGTTATGCAGCAGACTGGTAGGGACTTGCTACTTTGGCAAGGCAGTTGTATTGTACACGAAACCTTCTCGGAGCGTAAGATATTGCAGTTACAGGCTGAATATCCGGAAGCTGAAGTAATTGCTCATCCAGAGTGCGAAAGCACTCTTCTACGCCATGCAAAATATATTGGTTCCACCACTGCTTTGCTTAAGTATTGTCAGCAAAGTACTACAAAGGTATTTATTGTAGCTACAGAACCAGGCATTATTCACCAGATGCAAAAACAGGAGCCAGATAAAATATTTATTCCTGCGCCTCCAACAACAAATAGCTGTGCCTGTAATGAGTGTCCTTATATGCGGTTAAATTCCCTAGAAAAGCTTTATTTAGCTATGAAAAACCGTACTCCGGAAATTAAATTGGCAGAAAAAACTCGTTTGGCTGCTTTGAAGCCTATCCAAAAAATGCTAGAAATGAGTCATAAATAG